From the genome of Miscanthus floridulus cultivar M001 chromosome 10, ASM1932011v1, whole genome shotgun sequence, one region includes:
- the LOC136486883 gene encoding chalcone synthase 3-like, which translates to MAGATVTVEEVRKAQRATGPATVLAIGTATPANCVYQADYPDYYFRITNSEHMTDLKEKFKRMCDKSQIRKRYMHLTEEYLAENPNMCAYMAPSLDARQDIVVVEVPKLGKAAAQKAIKEWGQPKSKITHLVFCTTSGVDMPGADYQLTKMLGLRPSVNRLMMYQQGCFAGGTVLRVAKDLAENNRGARVLVVCSEITAVTFRGPSESHLDSMVGQALFGDGAAAVIVGADPDERVERPLFQLVSAAQTILPDSEGAIDGHLREVGLTFHLLKDVPGLISKNIERALEEAFKPLGISDWNSIFWVAHPGGPAILDQVEAKVGLDKERMRATRHVLSEYGNMSSACVLFILDEMRKRSAEDGQATTGEGFDWGVLFGFGPGLTVETVVLHSVPITTGAAITA; encoded by the exons ATGGCCGGAGCGACTGTGACCGTGGAGGAGGTGAGGAAGGCGCAGCGCGCCACCGGGCCGGCCACCGTGCTGGCGATCGGGACGGCGACGCCCGCCAACTGCGTGTACCAGGCGGACTACCCGGACTACTACTTCCGGATCACCAACAGCGAGCACATGACCGACCTCAAGGAGAAGTTCAAGAGGATGT GCGACAAGTCGCAGATCCGGAAGCGGTACATGCACCTGACGGAGGAGTACCTGGCGGAGAACCCCAACATGTGCGCGTACATGGCGCCGTCGCTGGACGCGCGCCAGGACATCGTGGTGGTGGAGGTCCCCAAGCTAGGCAAAGCGGCTGCCCAGAAGGCGATCAAGGAGTGGGGGCAGCCGAAATCCAAGATCACCCACCTCGTCTTCTGCACCACGTCCGGGGTCGACATGCCGGGCGCCGACTACCAGCTGACCAAGATGCTGGGACTGCGGCCCTCGGTGAACCGCCTGATGATGTACCAGCAGGGGTGCTTCGCGGGCGGCACGGTGCTGCGCGTGGCCAAGGACCTCGCCGAGAACAACCGCGGCGCGCGGGTGCTGGTGGTGTGCTCCGAGATCACGGCCGTCACGTTCCGGGGCCCCTCCGAGTCCCACCTCGACTCCATGGTCGGGCAGGCGCTGTTCGGCGACGGCGCCGCGGCGGTTATCGTGGGCGCCGACCCCGACGAGCGCGTGGAGCGCCCGCTGTTCCAGCTCGTGTCGGCGGCGCAGACCATCCTGCCGGACTCCGAGGGCGCCATCGACGGCCACCTCCGCGAGGTCGGGCTCACGTTCCACCTGCTCAAGGACGTGCCCGGGCTCATCTCCAAGAACATCGAGCGCGCGCTGGAGGAGGCGTTCAAGCCGCTGGGGATCAGCGACTGGAACTCCATCTTCTGGGTGGCGCACCCGGGTGGCCCCGCCATCCTGGACCAGGTGGAGGCCAAGGTCGGCCTGGACAAAGAGCGGATGCGCGCAACGCGCCACGTCCTCTCCGAGTACGGCAACATGTCCAGCGCCTGCGTGCTCTTCATCCTCGACGAGATGCGCAAGCGCTCCGCCGAGGATGGGCAGGCCACCACGGGGGAGGGGTTCGACTGGGGCGTCCTCTTCGGCTTCGGCCCCGGGCTCACCGTCGAGACCGTGGTGCTCCACAGCGTCCCCATCACCACCGGAGCGGCCATCACCGCCTGA